From Bacillus solimangrovi, one genomic window encodes:
- a CDS encoding binary toxin-like calcium binding domain-containing protein — MISSKSRKRFVSVLTSLALTTQMIPLSHSAIYAKTTENEPRQLVNQDMNELPIITNGLEGTYYSDSQFSEHLLIRMEDSDAMYDLDSLNIPRVFKKKMENVHSIKWEGTIEPDYSEEYTFTTSDNEHVKLWVNDELLINGLNFEPLAIQLEAGELYHIRVAYSNSDEPLTDLDIKWSSDSQEEEIITKENIFLPVHSEDVDISISPEELMVDELVEVIEEPAIELLEIPEEELVESTEELVEEQVEEVEATEPTEEQTEEVEATEPTEEQTEEVEATEPTEEQAEEVEATEPTEEQVEDVEVTEPTEEQVEEVESAEPTEEQVEEVEATDPTEEQAEEVETAESTEEQVEEAEATESSELIEPTEEQLETETLAKKVSNAGLLGVTTGLADLVGVNDSSSEVDTDNDGIVDEWEMEGYTYIPGLGLVLWDDEFTDFGVQKYITSPFSRSTDEDPYSDYEEVTGQVDRAIASLATHPLVPAFPDIQAEIEGVTITPYETITTTDGTVITDAWSDSTADSKTKARSLGFKAGFEVSAEKSFGIKEGGASAKISGKVYGEANGQWDNSKTKTTTHVESNEDTTSWSQATASNPSQAATSVWNVRYTNKGTAPAYDVIPSLSLQVGNKTAVSLTTASANTISSIAPGESHPDNEQTVALKNIETGTNDTEPIYLSIDQVQLIQMGYPISLSTDQIKAKVKQIEADGSITATRDWNLYEAAIDAVSASITYVHPNKGEKKLKVFANDPSLAFSQFNPETTLGEALELVLDAELVNGKFMIDGEEVNDAWRIFLLSENNDDFEIFQQADNLFDIELRPGMDIVIEKTELNGSPYVQYVFYDEDGKQVVAKVAENGDDIQSVTATVQLANGETLNLPLEDIDENGNYDGIFESAIQTNQLNISFKDAIITATDTNGNETIAYILTPYGLSKQGLGYVPLERTEKVSDITSLPEKYPSAESFVFEVKNTKTTTNRRRADIGNQRVYLGVNDYPIEYRAAATRYKLYGSANYEDTASGEWIRSIISSRSDLRSGFAHQVNMNNMISSIQFENGESGDGMVLYNYYDYRQQDDVLALTGSDRDLSNNSVDFDNRTSSIRIIGQSGKPYVRLYENNKDNIKTTSYNTDYVDVYGDKDISGFTINDDAASFQTFGAEDMNYFIGLKFHDNDDASGRWQRWTPTGQYIGLHNLNEINDLTNKVSYVETLCHECPEFKLFSDKNYSGNFSLRMTTDFDNVNAWISGTSSISVRNNPDKLAKIIIYKSDGSYAVIDESIPDLSSFQDVIYKGQSSGTRNFNNNIAFAKMYYGTVYRFYEHTNYNGAYQDYIIGEDNIGSDWNDKFSSVKVLNPLPEIGLIAFDKTNYDYTGEYIPITGDIPNLNALNFNDKISSLKLITRIPEKRPTHNTTVVVSSKDLSFEAKNRYFGEGTSVNLVGYFDRTGVSSKFTPFEHTEPYTQKGSYKFSTGINNATGYLVQVDAHRVSSNKVQVKLNGSSYSELGTSPTHALGLEPGAIYDPIHSNVVFVPANSSKPSEISVDISLGSWRATGDGADEKYDIKVLGYFADGGASQNDLFYEKFDTPVDVGSPSTTDEETRLIPLQTRDFKETPKAFLVNVTAKGIGASNFKFTINDNFIYLGTSSSQYAKGVDAKSVHHSGLMYVKADTRDPYSFEMTPKYGDWKTVDSDAAIDVEIVGYFY, encoded by the coding sequence ATGATAAGTTCAAAAAGCAGAAAGCGTTTCGTTTCAGTACTTACATCATTAGCATTAACAACACAAATGATACCGCTTTCCCACTCAGCAATCTATGCTAAAACAACCGAAAATGAACCTAGACAATTAGTTAATCAAGATATGAATGAATTACCGATTATTACGAATGGGTTAGAGGGTACATACTATTCTGATTCACAATTCTCAGAACATCTCTTAATCCGAATGGAAGATTCGGATGCCATGTATGATCTTGATTCACTTAATATTCCGAGAGTCTTTAAGAAGAAGATGGAGAACGTCCACTCGATTAAATGGGAAGGAACCATTGAACCAGATTACTCGGAAGAATATACGTTTACAACGTCTGATAATGAACATGTAAAGTTATGGGTGAACGACGAATTACTTATTAATGGATTGAATTTCGAACCACTCGCAATTCAATTAGAAGCAGGCGAGTTATATCACATTCGAGTAGCCTATAGTAATTCAGACGAACCGCTCACAGATCTTGATATTAAATGGAGTAGTGATAGCCAAGAAGAAGAAATTATTACAAAAGAAAATATCTTTTTACCTGTACACAGTGAGGATGTAGACATTTCAATTTCACCAGAAGAATTAATGGTTGATGAACTAGTAGAAGTCATTGAAGAGCCGGCGATAGAATTACTTGAAATTCCAGAAGAAGAGTTAGTTGAGTCAACAGAGGAACTAGTAGAAGAGCAGGTTGAAGAAGTAGAAGCTACAGAGCCGACAGAAGAACAAACTGAAGAAGTAGAAGCTACAGAGCCGACAGAAGAACAAACTGAAGAAGTAGAAGCTACAGAGCCGACAGAAGAACAGGCTGAAGAAGTAGAAGCTACAGAGCCAACAGAAGAACAAGTCGAGGATGTAGAAGTAACTGAGCCAACAGAAGAACAAGTTGAAGAAGTAGAATCAGCAGAGCCGACAGAAGAGCAAGTTGAAGAAGTAGAAGCTACAGATCCAACAGAAGAACAGGCTGAAGAAGTAGAAACAGCAGAGTCAACAGAAGAACAAGTTGAAGAAGCAGAAGCAACAGAGTCATCAGAATTAATAGAACCAACAGAAGAACAATTGGAAACAGAAACATTAGCTAAAAAGGTATCAAATGCAGGTCTGTTAGGAGTAACAACAGGTTTAGCAGACTTAGTAGGTGTAAATGATTCATCTTCAGAAGTAGATACTGATAATGACGGAATTGTTGATGAATGGGAAATGGAAGGGTATACGTATATACCAGGTTTAGGGTTAGTTTTATGGGATGATGAATTTACTGACTTTGGTGTACAAAAATATATTACATCACCTTTTAGCAGAAGTACAGACGAAGACCCATATAGTGATTATGAAGAAGTAACAGGGCAAGTCGATCGTGCAATCGCATCACTTGCTACACATCCGTTAGTACCTGCTTTTCCTGATATTCAAGCAGAAATTGAGGGTGTAACTATTACCCCTTATGAAACAATTACAACTACTGATGGTACTGTAATAACAGATGCATGGAGTGATAGTACGGCTGACAGTAAAACAAAAGCAAGATCACTTGGATTTAAAGCAGGGTTTGAAGTATCGGCAGAAAAAAGTTTTGGCATAAAAGAAGGTGGTGCCAGTGCGAAGATAAGCGGTAAGGTCTATGGAGAAGCGAATGGGCAATGGGATAATAGCAAGACAAAGACAACTACTCATGTAGAAAGCAATGAAGATACGACGAGTTGGAGTCAGGCAACAGCGTCAAACCCTTCACAAGCCGCAACAAGTGTGTGGAATGTTAGATATACAAATAAGGGGACCGCACCAGCTTATGATGTTATTCCTAGTTTGTCACTACAAGTTGGTAATAAAACGGCTGTATCACTAACTACAGCTAGTGCAAATACGATAAGCAGTATTGCACCTGGCGAATCGCATCCTGACAATGAGCAGACAGTTGCACTAAAAAATATTGAAACAGGTACGAATGATACAGAGCCAATCTACCTGTCAATTGATCAAGTGCAATTAATTCAAATGGGTTATCCAATCTCATTATCTACCGATCAAATTAAAGCGAAAGTAAAGCAGATTGAAGCAGACGGTTCAATTACAGCAACAAGAGATTGGAATTTATATGAGGCTGCAATTGATGCAGTATCGGCAAGCATCACGTATGTTCATCCGAACAAGGGTGAAAAGAAATTAAAAGTATTTGCTAATGATCCAAGCCTTGCTTTTTCACAATTTAACCCTGAAACGACATTAGGTGAAGCACTAGAGCTTGTACTTGATGCAGAACTCGTAAATGGGAAGTTTATGATTGATGGTGAAGAAGTAAATGATGCTTGGAGAATATTCCTGTTATCTGAAAATAATGATGACTTTGAGATTTTCCAACAAGCTGATAATCTTTTTGATATTGAATTACGTCCTGGAATGGATATCGTGATAGAAAAAACTGAGCTAAATGGTTCTCCATATGTTCAATATGTCTTCTATGATGAAGACGGTAAACAAGTCGTTGCTAAAGTGGCGGAAAATGGTGATGACATTCAAAGTGTGACTGCAACTGTTCAACTAGCTAATGGTGAAACTTTGAATTTACCTTTAGAAGATATAGATGAGAATGGTAATTATGATGGTATCTTTGAATCAGCTATTCAGACGAATCAATTAAATATTTCGTTTAAGGATGCGATTATAACTGCGACTGATACAAATGGAAACGAAACAATCGCATACATTTTAACACCTTATGGATTATCTAAGCAGGGATTAGGTTATGTACCGTTAGAACGAACAGAAAAAGTTTCTGATATTACAAGTTTGCCAGAAAAATATCCAAGTGCGGAATCGTTTGTGTTTGAAGTGAAGAATACGAAGACGACGACGAATAGGCGTCGAGCTGATATCGGAAATCAACGAGTATACTTAGGTGTAAATGATTATCCGATTGAATATCGAGCAGCAGCTACACGATATAAATTATATGGATCTGCTAATTATGAAGATACTGCAAGCGGTGAATGGATAAGGAGTATAATAAGTTCAAGATCAGATTTGCGAAGTGGTTTCGCTCATCAGGTAAATATGAACAATATGATAAGCTCGATCCAGTTTGAAAATGGAGAATCTGGAGATGGTATGGTTTTATATAACTATTATGACTATCGACAACAAGATGATGTTCTAGCATTAACTGGTTCTGATAGGGATCTTTCTAATAATAGTGTAGACTTTGATAATCGAACATCTTCAATCCGGATTATCGGTCAGTCAGGGAAGCCATATGTAAGACTATATGAAAATAATAAAGATAATATTAAGACGACTTCATATAATACGGACTATGTAGATGTATATGGTGATAAGGATATATCTGGATTCACTATTAATGATGATGCGGCTTCTTTCCAAACTTTCGGTGCAGAAGATATGAATTACTTTATCGGTCTTAAGTTTCATGATAATGATGATGCTAGTGGTAGGTGGCAACGTTGGACTCCTACAGGTCAATATATAGGCTTGCATAACTTGAATGAAATTAATGATCTGACAAATAAAGTGTCTTACGTTGAAACCCTTTGTCATGAGTGTCCAGAATTTAAATTGTTCTCTGATAAAAATTATTCTGGTAATTTTTCTTTAAGAATGACAACAGATTTTGATAATGTTAATGCATGGATTTCAGGTACATCCTCAATTTCAGTTAGAAATAATCCAGATAAACTTGCAAAAATTATTATTTATAAATCTGATGGTAGCTATGCGGTAATTGATGAGTCAATTCCTGATCTAAGTAGCTTCCAAGACGTAATATACAAAGGTCAAAGTTCAGGGACGAGAAATTTCAATAATAATATTGCTTTTGCCAAGATGTATTATGGAACAGTGTATCGTTTCTACGAACATACGAACTACAATGGTGCATATCAAGACTATATCATTGGTGAAGATAATATCGGAAGTGATTGGAATGATAAGTTTAGCTCAGTAAAAGTGCTGAATCCGTTACCTGAAATTGGTTTAATTGCATTTGATAAAACAAACTACGACTACACTGGAGAGTATATACCAATTACAGGTGATATTCCTAATCTAAATGCATTGAACTTCAATGATAAGATTTCATCACTTAAGTTGATTACGAGAATACCAGAAAAACGTCCAACACATAACACAACAGTTGTAGTTTCGAGTAAGGACTTGTCATTTGAAGCAAAAAATAGATACTTTGGAGAAGGTACATCTGTAAATCTTGTCGGTTATTTTGACCGAACAGGCGTATCATCAAAATTTACACCATTCGAACATACGGAGCCCTATACACAAAAAGGGTCTTATAAATTTTCTACTGGAATAAATAATGCGACAGGATATCTCGTACAAGTTGATGCACATAGAGTATCGTCAAACAAAGTTCAAGTGAAGTTAAATGGCTCATCTTATTCAGAGCTTGGAACATCACCAACACATGCGTTAGGACTTGAGCCTGGTGCAATTTATGACCCTATTCATAGTAATGTCGTATTCGTTCCTGCAAATAGTAGTAAACCATCAGAAATATCAGTAGATATCTCATTAGGTAGTTGGAGAGCAACTGGTGATGGTGCGGATGAGAAGTATGACATAAAAGTACTTGGTTATTTTGCAGATGGTGGTGCTTCACAAAATGATTTGTTTTATGAAAAATTTGATACACCAGTCGATGTCGGTTCACCTTCTACAACAGATGAAGAAACGCGGTTAATACCATTACAAACGAGAGATTTTAAAGAAACTCCTAAAGCATTTTTAGTAAATGTTACTGCCAAAGGTATTGGGGCAAGTAACTTTAAGTTCACAATTAATGACAACTTTATCTATTTAGGTACGTCTTCATCACAATATGCTAAGGGTGTGGATGCTAAGTCAGTTCACCATAGTGGTCTTATGTATGTAAAGGCAGACACAAGAGATCCATATTCATTTGAAATGACGCCTAAGTATGGTGATTGGAAAACAGTTGATAGTGATGCGGCGATTGATGTAGAGATTGTCGGGTATTTTTATTAA
- a CDS encoding Dps family protein yields MDQQLIAALNKQLANWNVLYTKLHNYHWYVTGPEFFTLHTKFEEYYNEAGNYIDEIAERILTIKGKPVATLREYLEVATIEESNGKETAHEMVGNLVNDFELVVNDAKQIINTADGSDDQPTADLFIGIKTSLEQHIWMLNAFNSK; encoded by the coding sequence ATGGATCAACAACTAATTGCTGCATTAAACAAACAACTTGCAAATTGGAATGTTCTTTATACGAAGCTTCACAATTACCACTGGTACGTAACAGGTCCAGAGTTTTTCACTTTGCATACAAAGTTTGAAGAATACTATAATGAAGCTGGAAATTATATCGACGAGATTGCTGAGAGAATTTTAACGATCAAAGGAAAACCAGTCGCAACATTGAGAGAATACCTTGAGGTGGCTACAATTGAAGAATCTAATGGAAAAGAAACAGCCCATGAGATGGTTGGAAATTTAGTAAATGATTTTGAACTGGTTGTTAATGACGCGAAGCAAATCATCAACACAGCAGATGGTTCAGACGATCAACCAACTGCGGATTTGTTTATTGGCATTAAAACATCATTGGAGCAGCATATTTGGATGCTGAACGCCTTCAACTCAAAATAA
- a CDS encoding winged helix-turn-helix transcriptional regulator → MALSRKKPCEELSKLEKILISIDGRYTPLLILALEKNHRFSDLLRRLPEANKQSLSTALKQLIKYEIVFKDVIKESAPQHIEYGLTEKGKRVRGVLLQMSEIL, encoded by the coding sequence ATGGCATTATCGAGGAAAAAGCCATGTGAGGAACTAAGCAAATTAGAAAAAATTCTTATATCGATTGACGGTCGATATACCCCACTATTAATACTAGCTCTTGAAAAAAATCATAGGTTCAGTGATTTACTAAGAAGATTGCCTGAAGCGAATAAACAAAGCTTATCAACAGCATTAAAACAACTAATTAAGTATGAAATTGTGTTCAAAGATGTTATAAAAGAGTCTGCTCCACAACATATTGAATATGGACTAACCGAAAAAGGGAAGAGAGTACGAGGAGTCCTACTCCAAATGTCAGAGATTTTGTAA
- a CDS encoding NAD(P)H-dependent oxidoreductase: MLSFPEALQYRHAVRHFDVNKKIPEKDMKFVLESALKAPSSLNLEHWEYIIVQDKSMKSKLKDVCFSQQQVEDASAVAVILAKKDKLLDPKSPEVNQLIRERIPENGVPIAINFLESFPNSETFTSWSKSQCYIAGSFLMMAAASIEIDTCPMEGFVNDEVLKLLDYSSEEYEVALVIPMGYRKEPGTPPKVRASLEEKVTFI, encoded by the coding sequence ATGTTAAGTTTCCCAGAAGCGTTACAATATCGCCATGCAGTCCGTCATTTCGATGTAAATAAAAAAATTCCAGAAAAAGATATGAAGTTTGTATTAGAAAGTGCATTAAAAGCTCCTTCTTCATTAAACCTTGAGCACTGGGAATATATCATTGTACAAGATAAGAGTATGAAATCAAAGCTTAAAGACGTGTGCTTTAGCCAACAACAAGTTGAAGACGCTAGTGCCGTTGCAGTTATTTTAGCTAAAAAAGATAAGTTATTAGATCCGAAATCTCCAGAAGTAAATCAATTAATCCGTGAGCGAATTCCTGAGAACGGTGTTCCAATCGCAATTAACTTCTTAGAATCGTTCCCTAACAGTGAAACATTCACTTCATGGTCGAAATCTCAATGTTATATTGCAGGATCATTCCTAATGATGGCAGCTGCATCAATTGAAATTGATACATGCCCAATGGAAGGATTCGTAAATGATGAAGTACTAAAACTATTAGACTATTCATCTGAGGAGTATGAAGTTGCATTAGTCATTCCTATGGGATATCGAAAAGAACCTGGCACACCGCCAAAGGTAAGAGCTTCACTAGAAGAGAAAGTGACATTTATCTAA